A DNA window from Vigna angularis cultivar LongXiaoDou No.4 chromosome 1, ASM1680809v1, whole genome shotgun sequence contains the following coding sequences:
- the LOC108323880 gene encoding adenylate kinase 4 — MSNSNLEDVPSLDLMTELLRRFKCSSKPDKRLILIGPPGSGKGTQSPIIKDEYCLCHLATGDMLRAAVAAKTPLGVKAKEAMDKGELVSDDLVVGIIDEAMKKPSCQKGFILDGFPRTVVQAQKLDEMLDKQGVKVDKVLNFAIDDAVLEERITGRWIHPSSGRTYHTKFAPPKVAGADDVTGEPLIQRKDDTAAVLKSRLEAFHRQTEPVIDYYSKKGIVANLHAEKPPKEVTVEVEKVLS; from the exons ATGTCGAACTCTAACTTGGAAGATGTTCCCTCTCTGGATCTCATGACTGAGCTCCTTCGTCGCTTCAAGTGTTCCTCCAAACCTGACAAGCGCCTTATTCTCATTG GCCCACCTGGATCTGGTAAAGGTACCCAGTCACCAATCATAAAGGATGAGTACTGCTTATGCCACTTAGCTACTGGTGATATGCTAAGAGCCGCTGTAGCTGCCAAGACCCCTCTTGGTGTCAAGGCTAAAGAAGCTATGGATAAG GGAGAACTTGTTTCTGATGACTTGGTTGTTGGGATTATAGATGAAGCAATGAAAAAACCATCATGTCAGAAAGGTTTCATTCTTGATGGTTTCCCAAGAACTGTGGTTCAAGCACAGAAG CTTGATGAGATGCTGGATAAACAGGGAGTGAAAGTTGATAAGGTGCTCAATTTTGCAATTGACGATGCAGTTCTTGAGGAGCGAATTACTGGTCGCTGGATACACCCATCCAGTGGCAGAACTTACCACACAAAATTTGCCCCTCCTAAGGTTGCTGGGGCTGATGAT GTTACTGGCGAACCACTTATCCAGCGTAAGGATGACACTGCAGCTGTTCTGAAGTCAAGACTGGAGGCATTTCATAGGCAAACTGAGCCC GTTATTGATTACTATTCGAAGAAGGGCATAGTTGCTAATCTTCATGCTGAGAAACCTCCCAAAGAGGTGACAGTTGAAGTAGAGAAAGTGCTGTCTTAA
- the LOC108321239 gene encoding malate synthase, glyoxysomal, whose amino-acid sequence MTESYYDVPDGVDILGRYDEEFAIILKKDALKFVADLQREFRSDIKYALEKRKEAKKRYNEGALPGFDPATSHIREEEWVCAPVPPAAADRKVEITGPVDRKMVINALNSGAKVFMADFEDALSPSWENLMSGQVNLKDALDGTISFHDKVRNKVYKLNEQTAKLFVRPRGWHLPEAHILIDGEPATGCLVDFGLYFYHNYSAFRRTQGAGFGPFFYLPKMEHPREAKIWNSVFEKAENVAGIERGSIRATVLIETLPAVFQMNEILYELKDHSVGLNCGRWDYIFSYVKTFQAHPDRLLPDRVQVGMTQHFMKSYSDLLIRTCHRRGVHAMGGMAAQIPIKDDPVANEAALELVRKDKLREVKAGHDGTWAAHPGLIPACMEVFNNIMSNAPHQIETVKREDAANITEEDLLQIPVGVRTEEGLRLNTRVGIQYLAAWLSGSGCVPLYNLMEDAATAEISRVQNWQWLKYEVELNGDGVGEKVNKELFDRVVEEEMGRIEKEVGTEKFEKGNYKEACKIFARQCTSPELDDFLTLEAYDYIVLHRPKEGTFKTLN is encoded by the exons ATGACTGAATCTTACTATGATGTACCAGATGGAGTTGATATTCTGGGAAGATATGATGAAGAGTTTGCAATAATCCTGAAAAAAGATGCTTTGAAATTTGTTGCAGACCTGCAACGTGAGTTCAGGAGTGATATCAAGTATGCactagagaagagaaaagaggcCAAAAAGAGGTACAATGAAGGGGCTCTTCCGGGTTTTGATCCTGCCACCAGCCACATAAGGGAAGAGGAATGGGTATGTGCTCCTGTTCCACCAGCTGCTGCAGATAGGAAAGTGGAGATCACTGGCCCTGTTGACAGAAAGATGGTCATCAATGCCCTTAACTCTGGAGCTAAAGTCTTTATG gctgattttgaggatgcaCTGTCACCCAGCTGGGAAAATCTCATGAGCGGCCAAGTGAACTTGAAGGATGCTTTGGATGGGACCATAAGTTTCCATGACAAAGTCAGAAACAAGGTTTACAAGCTCAATGAACAGACAGCAAAGCTTTTTGTGCGACCAAGAGGTTGGCACCTACCCGAAGCACATATTTTGATTGATGGTGAACCTGCAACTGGTTGCCTGGTTGATTTTGGCCTATACTTCTACCACAATTACTCAGCATTTCGACGCACTCAAGGTGCTGGTTTCGGCCCTTTCTTTTATCTTCCCAAAATGGAGCATCCAAG GGAAGCTAAGATATGGAACAGCGTGTTTGAGAAGGCTGAGAATGTAGCAGGCATCGAAAGAGGAAGCATAAGGGCGACGGTTCTGATAGAAACCCTTCCTGCAGTGTTTCAAATGAATGAAATTCTGTATGAGTTGAAGGACCACTCTGTGGGTCTGAACTGTGGGCGTTGGGATTACATTTTCAGTTATGTGAAGACCTTCCAAGCTCACCCAGATCGCCTCCTACCAGATAGGGTGCAGGTTGGCATGACTCAACACTTCATGAAAAGCTACTCTGATCTCCTCATCAGGACCTGCCACAGGCGCGGTGTGCATGCTATGGGAGGAATG GCAGCTCAGATTCCAATCAAGGATGACCCAGTGGCTAATGAGGCAGCACTGGAACTTGTAAGGAAGGACAAGCTGAGGGAAGTGAAAGCGGGGCACGATGGAACTTGGGCTGCACACCCTGGTCTCATTCCGGCCTGCATGGAGGTTTTCAACAACATCATGAGCAATGCTCCTCACCAGATAGAGACAGTGAAACGCGAAGATGCTGCAAACATAACTGAAGAAGATCTCTTGCAGATACCAGTAGGAGTCCGAACCGAGGAAGGTCTCCGGTTAAACACAAGGGTGGGGATTCAGTACTTGGCAGCATGGCTGAGTGGAAGCGGTTGCGTGCCTCTTTACAACCTGATGGAAGATGCTGCGACTGCTGAGATTAGCAGGGTGCAGAACTGGCAGTGGCTCAAGTATGAAGTGGAACTCAATGGGGATGGAGTTGGAGAGAAAGTGAACAAAGAGCTTTTTGATAGAGTGGTTGAAGAAGAGATGGGTAGGATTGAAAAGGAAGTGGGAACAGAGAAGTTCGAGAAGGGAAACTACAAGGAGGCTTGTAAGATCTTTGCTCGCCAATGTACATCCCCAGAACTTGATGATTTTCTCACTCTGGAAGCCTATGATTACATAGTCCTGCATCGCCCTAAGGAAGGAACCTTCAAAACTTTGAACTGA
- the LOC108346449 gene encoding cyclin-dependent kinase G-2 isoform X1: MAAGRKSVPLKGEFFKYSSTKRSDHYKNGSFGVEEGGSRSHHFARSHEPRGGKEEREQGEICVEDEEYEVALPPPQKKRKFSPIVWDLAEKEERISSESKISDTVALSPPRPSVLSTPGANDPGSDVLMDESLPDSRSYRQDVEEEKDVQEWTIRKSRWATDDGPSPMAADDKFNHVKGSSSPEIGEFHRGGSSESTVTRSSGSTGRDQYLGLSTDDADSERDFHIDPVVDVEGPSDVGDCPSDSEESDGLKQVQRNINMLHSCRSVCEFEMIKKINEGTYGVVYKARDKKTGELVALKKVKMNIERDGFPMSSLREINILLSFNHPSIVNVKEVVVDDFDGTFMVMEYMEYDLKGMMEVKKQPFSISEIKSLVKQLLEGVKYLHDNWVIHRDLKSSNILLNHDGELKICDFGLSRQYGSPLKPYTPVVVTLWYRAPELLLGAKEYSTAIDMWSVGCIMAELISKQPLFRGKSELEQLDQIFRTLGTPDEKIWPGLSKLPGAKAKFVKQPFNMLRKKFPAASFTGFPVLSELGFDLLKKLLTYDPEERITAEDALLHDWFYEAPPPKSDFKPIFPSWRC, translated from the exons ATGGCGGCAGGGCGAAAAAGTGTTCCGCTCAAAGGGGAATTTTTCAAATACAGTTCAACAAAGAGGTCCGATCACTATAAGAATGGCTCTTTCGGCGTGGAAGAGGGTGGATCTCGCAGCCATCACTTTGCTCGTTCCCATGAGCCTCGTGGTGGGAAAGAGGAGAGAGAGCAAGGTGAGATCTGTGTTGAAGATGAGGAATATGAGGTTGCTTTGCCACCGCCACAGAAGAAAAGGAAGTTTTCTCCAATCGTATGGGACCTAgcagagaaggaagaaagaatttCGTCTGAGAGTAAGATCTCGGATACTGTTGCTCTGTCTCCTCCTCGTCCATCTGTACTGAGCACTCCTGGAGCCAACGATCCTGGTTCAGATGTCCTTATGGATGAATCTTTGCCAGATTCTCGAAGCTATAGACAGGATGTGGAGGAAGAGAAGGATGTGCAAGAATGGACTATCAGAAAGTCAAGATGGGCTACTGATGATGGTCCCTCACCCATGGCTGCTGATGATAAATTCAATCATGTCAAAGGCAGCTCCAGTCCTGAAATTGGTGAATTCCATCGCGGTGGATCTTCAGAAAGCACCGTCACTAGATCGTCAGGAAGCACGGGGAGAGATCAATATCTTGGACTTTCTACTGATGACGCCGATTCTGAAAGGGATTTCCATATAGACCCCGTGGTCGATGTTGAGGGACCAAGTGACGTTGGTGATTGTCCATCGGATTCTGAAGAGAGTGATGGATTGAAGCAAGTGCAGAGAAATATAAATATGCTTCACAGTTGCAGAAGTGTGTGCGAGTTTGAGatgattaagaaaataaatgaaggaACTTATGGTGTTGTCTATAAAGCTAGGGATAAGAAAACTGGAGAATTAGTCGCGTTGAAGAAGGTGAAGATGAATATAGAGAGGGATGGCTTTCCGATGTCATCCTTGAGGGAAATAAACATTCTCTTGTCTTTTAACCATCCCTCCATTGTGAATGTTAAAGAAGTAGTTGTAGATGATTTTGACGGTACTTTTATGGTAATGGAATACATGGAGTATGACCTCAAGGGAATGATGGAGGTTAAGAAACAGCCTTTTAGCATTAGCGAAATTAAATCCTTGGTAAAGCAACTTCTCGAAGGTGTCAAGTATCTTCATGATAACTGGGTTATCCATAGGGACTTGAAGTCATCAAACATTCTGCTGAACCATGACGGGGAGCTTAAAATATGCGATTTTGGGTTGTCGAGGCAGTATGGAAGCCCTCTGAAGCCATATACTCCTGTTGTGGTTACACTGTGGTACAG AGCACCTGAACTTTTGTTGGGTGCTAAAGAATATTCAACAGCAATTGACATGTGGTCAGTGGGTTGCATAATGGCTGAATTAATTTCCAAGCAGCCTCTGTTCAGGGGTAAAAGTGAACTTGAACAACTTGATCAG ATTTTTCGAACCCTGGGTACACCTGATGAGAAAATTTGGCCTGGATTATCCAAATTACCTGGGGCTAAAGCAAAATTTGTCAAGCAACC gTTTAATATGTTAAGGAAGAAGTTTCCAGCTGCATCATTTACCGGTTTTCCAGTTTTATCGGAGCTGGGATTTGACTTGTTGAAGAAGCTTTTAACTTATGATCCCGAAGag AGGATAACTGCTGAAGATGCTCTCCTTCATGATTGGTTCTATGAAGCCCCTCCTCCCAAATCTGATTTCAAGCCTATTTTTCCTTCTTGGAGGTGCTAG
- the LOC108346449 gene encoding cyclin-dependent kinase G-2 isoform X2 — MDESLPDSRSYRQDVEEEKDVQEWTIRKSRWATDDGPSPMAADDKFNHVKGSSSPEIGEFHRGGSSESTVTRSSGSTGRDQYLGLSTDDADSERDFHIDPVVDVEGPSDVGDCPSDSEESDGLKQVQRNINMLHSCRSVCEFEMIKKINEGTYGVVYKARDKKTGELVALKKVKMNIERDGFPMSSLREINILLSFNHPSIVNVKEVVVDDFDGTFMVMEYMEYDLKGMMEVKKQPFSISEIKSLVKQLLEGVKYLHDNWVIHRDLKSSNILLNHDGELKICDFGLSRQYGSPLKPYTPVVVTLWYRAPELLLGAKEYSTAIDMWSVGCIMAELISKQPLFRGKSELEQLDQIFRTLGTPDEKIWPGLSKLPGAKAKFVKQPFNMLRKKFPAASFTGFPVLSELGFDLLKKLLTYDPEERITAEDALLHDWFYEAPPPKSDFKPIFPSWRC, encoded by the exons ATGGATGAATCTTTGCCAGATTCTCGAAGCTATAGACAGGATGTGGAGGAAGAGAAGGATGTGCAAGAATGGACTATCAGAAAGTCAAGATGGGCTACTGATGATGGTCCCTCACCCATGGCTGCTGATGATAAATTCAATCATGTCAAAGGCAGCTCCAGTCCTGAAATTGGTGAATTCCATCGCGGTGGATCTTCAGAAAGCACCGTCACTAGATCGTCAGGAAGCACGGGGAGAGATCAATATCTTGGACTTTCTACTGATGACGCCGATTCTGAAAGGGATTTCCATATAGACCCCGTGGTCGATGTTGAGGGACCAAGTGACGTTGGTGATTGTCCATCGGATTCTGAAGAGAGTGATGGATTGAAGCAAGTGCAGAGAAATATAAATATGCTTCACAGTTGCAGAAGTGTGTGCGAGTTTGAGatgattaagaaaataaatgaaggaACTTATGGTGTTGTCTATAAAGCTAGGGATAAGAAAACTGGAGAATTAGTCGCGTTGAAGAAGGTGAAGATGAATATAGAGAGGGATGGCTTTCCGATGTCATCCTTGAGGGAAATAAACATTCTCTTGTCTTTTAACCATCCCTCCATTGTGAATGTTAAAGAAGTAGTTGTAGATGATTTTGACGGTACTTTTATGGTAATGGAATACATGGAGTATGACCTCAAGGGAATGATGGAGGTTAAGAAACAGCCTTTTAGCATTAGCGAAATTAAATCCTTGGTAAAGCAACTTCTCGAAGGTGTCAAGTATCTTCATGATAACTGGGTTATCCATAGGGACTTGAAGTCATCAAACATTCTGCTGAACCATGACGGGGAGCTTAAAATATGCGATTTTGGGTTGTCGAGGCAGTATGGAAGCCCTCTGAAGCCATATACTCCTGTTGTGGTTACACTGTGGTACAG AGCACCTGAACTTTTGTTGGGTGCTAAAGAATATTCAACAGCAATTGACATGTGGTCAGTGGGTTGCATAATGGCTGAATTAATTTCCAAGCAGCCTCTGTTCAGGGGTAAAAGTGAACTTGAACAACTTGATCAG ATTTTTCGAACCCTGGGTACACCTGATGAGAAAATTTGGCCTGGATTATCCAAATTACCTGGGGCTAAAGCAAAATTTGTCAAGCAACC gTTTAATATGTTAAGGAAGAAGTTTCCAGCTGCATCATTTACCGGTTTTCCAGTTTTATCGGAGCTGGGATTTGACTTGTTGAAGAAGCTTTTAACTTATGATCCCGAAGag AGGATAACTGCTGAAGATGCTCTCCTTCATGATTGGTTCTATGAAGCCCCTCCTCCCAAATCTGATTTCAAGCCTATTTTTCCTTCTTGGAGGTGCTAG